agttttcccaactaaaagtaaggagaaacattaaaatttaaaacgaatataaattatcaCGAATATGACGGGGACTACccactcctcaatacctcgctctttacagtaagtttttttaactttaaagaaaacttattctaattaaacggctcttgtgtttcatgagtaattcttaaatagttggaacaaaaagtcaaactttagcatgaagagcaatGTATTGAAGGCAACCCTCCCCATTTTCGTAATAATTTAgtttcgtgttaagttttaatgttgctccttactttgagttgaaagaaacttgatttttttttttttacaaatcccTTAAAAGCTTGAGTTCAATCAGTGATGCTCTGTGCTAAGTATTAGAATCAATGGATGCTTCATATATATCTATCAACCCTAAAGTTCACACTCACACAGTGCATGTCTACGGGTATTGTAACGAATACACGATTCGTTAACGATACTTGTTACTGCTggaaaaaaggcactagagctCAAAATTCACACTGACAAGTGGTATCAATAACTATCCTTCCTATCCTTTTCAAGgaatagacaaataatttttctaaagaTAGATTTATTTCATTAGTTCTAGtttatttgtgttatttgaGAACTAGATTTTTGCTCTCTTttacatgttttcttttttttctaaaatataatatCACCTTATGCTTACATACTTGAAAAGCAAATTTAACTTAAATATAGCCACAGTTTGTAACCCCCGGAAAAATTGCATTACTTTTACTAgtacaattttttctaataagcTGCTATTACTTAGAGTGTCTTCTACTATGGAGGAGGGCTACTCTTTATATGCTGGTTATTATCATGAACTATGATAGTACTGgtgtattcaatttttttacgcTCAAATGGTTATTAGTATAAATTTCGTTACGCTACTTGTTTTAATTCTATTAAACAGTTCCTgagttaaatattcttttttagatAGAAGGCATAAGCAACAGACCTGAAAGCGATGATTCTTTATACGCATATTACGCTGTTTACCTTGCTTCTGTAACTGTCGTTGGAATATCTgggaatatttttgttattgcaGCTTTCGTTAAGGAGAAACAGGTATGATCCTATGCTTGAAAACTTCGAAGTTGACTAGGCCATCCAACTAGTAGTCGCAAttacggtatttttttttctttgtttttagccGTTCCTcatttttggaaaagattatatttttataacaaCAGGTAACTTACGCATTTCAAATGATTTAAGCCGTTATGCGATTTTatgtaagataagataagatttatttcaacaaagcggctatcacaagcccaaaagggccgaattcaCGCTTTAGTGTGAGTACAAAATCATAAAATCGCAAGtgataaaaagtcaaacgataaaaactTGTAAAGTTAAAACAGAGAAAACAAATCCAAACAAAAGTCTAGCTAGAAAGAATTACAATGTTcgcaattgcaaaataaacactaaaactaTTAGATAAAAGGGGAGTGAgaaaggagggggggggctattgatttaaaatttcaactatgtgagggaTGATCGTTCTTCTAAATCTatcagtggaaactcttattggggtaagaaggtttttttcttgaaacagaACGTGGGGGAcaagttcgggggggggggggtaaatattcACAAGGGAATAGAGAGTAGTACGAGTGTTATGCATGGCATTTTGGGCAAAACGCAAGGAAATTTTTGCTCTcctttccttaagggtgactggatttgctctccgaagaagggaaattttaggCACTTTACCCTCATTGATGATCCTTCTTAGGcaccttttttgaactgcctctattcGGTCAGACAATTCATTGGAGATGCCAGGATGAGAAACAGGACAAATGTATTTGAGGGTAGGACgtacaaaagagagaaaatccTCAAACAATGCGATTTAggacatttaaatttattaaggaGTCTGAGGAGAGAAAATGCACTATTTGTACGTTTTGAGAAATCGTTAACGTGGCAATCCCTCTTTAAGTCGCTTGAGATGGTAACACCCAGTAATTTCATAGCATTAACAGACATTTTGGACGGGGGGATAGGACAGGATAAAGAAGTGGGAGTTTTAAGGAAACTAATTGTTAACACTGTTGACTTTAAAGGGCTGGTTCTCATATCACTAGCAACAGCTTCATCTAATATTGATTCCAAGATGTCCATTGGgttactttttagatttttaaaacaTGCCTCTAAGACAGTTAAATCGTCACCGAATTTCCATCTATCCGGGAAATCGTCACCAAAACTGTTTATCatggtaagaaataaaattaagccTAAGAGGGGTTCCCTGGGGCACACCATTATAAATTGGGAGGGGATCAGAGTATACATTCAGGTATTTGACGCCTTGCGTTCTATTAGAAAGAAAGGACAAAATTATTCATATTAAATACGGGTCAACTAGGAAGTCattggttagttttttttttttactttttatttgtttattgtagTTTATTGTTAGTTAGTTTATTGTAGTTAATAAATCAAGAGGTTTTTTTAAAGTCAACTGCAATAAACTTTGGGCCAGATTTTTCAAGTATGTTACATATAGTGTCTAAAAGATGAGCAAGATAGCGTGCGGTAGAAGTAGAGCGCAAATTTCCAAATTGCCTTAGGTCAAGATTTGGGATTGTTTTTACTTTCAACCAATCAGCTAAAAGCTTTCATATAACTTGGAAAAAACCGGAGTAAGAGTAATGGGCCGGAAACCGGCAAAATCTTGTTTGCTTCCCTCCTTTTTTACAGGAGTAATAAAATCTAATTTCCAACAATCAGGGAACTTACCAGTACAGGTAATTTCGTTAACAAGTACGCACAAAGGTTCTGAAACAATGTCTACAAAGGCTTTGATTAGTACAATTGGGATGTTTAGTGGACAGGTGCTgcatttttgaatgtttttaatttttgcctcGACATCTGAGggcaaaataataaggaaattagGAGATTGTAGATCATAAGCAGTATTAATAGAGAggggagggaggctttgaactaTCAAGAATAGAAATTTATTCAGATCATTGGCCGTAACAAGGGGCTTTTCTTGTAAATGGAAATCTATATCATTATACGTTttcccacaattttttttttttttttacattttgtaccACTGTTTTGACTTAGCAGAAAACAAATCCTTGACTTTAAATTTGTAATACGCAGAATCAGATTtacgtatttctttttttgtatatttccgTAGTGAGTGAATGGAGTTCGTGATTGGAGGTGAATGGAGTTCGTCCGGAATGAGTCAGACTCTGTCTGCTGACCACGTGCCTCTGGATATGGGGTTTCTCCCCTAACTAAACACTCCGATCAGGACGACCGCAACCTCATGTGGCGGGTGGAGCCCACCCCGGGAATCTCAGTACCTAGGTTTAACCTAGCTCTAATCAGAttccaggcctagggtcggttgggctagCGACCCTCCACCCGAAAATTAAGTGCTACGAAAAGTGACAATATAGCCTCGGACCCggattcccttttaagatctcGACCATCGCGCGTCAATGGACATGCTGACGACGTCAGAAAGATTGACAGACTAAACCTTATGGACCGAAGGGGGCTACGAATAGCCACCTGGAATGTCTTGACTTTGAATGAACCTGCGTCAAAGAACCTACTCTCTGAAGAACTTCGCAAGAATAAAGTGTCAATTGCAGGTCTTACAGAAACACGTCTTACCGGAAGTGGAGAAGAGCGAATAGGTAACAGTGACTCATTGCTCTGGTCTGGAGGAAGCTCGAGGAGGAATGGTGTTGGCCTTGCACTAAATAGCCTTAAAAGAAAGGCCTTACTTTTACACGAAGCTGTATCGGACAAATTAATGAAGGCCCGCTTTGGACACAAACATGGCAAGATGACTGTCATCATATGCTATGCCCCGACCAACGATTCTGATGATGCAACTAAGGAGGATTTCTACTCTGCTTTGTCCAGATGCCTTGCAACAGTTCCCCCCATGATATAACTGTTTTCCTTGGCGACTTTAATGCGACAGTGCGCAATGATATGGGTTTATGGCATGGCACAGTTGGTCCTGTATCCCCCGACCCACTTAACGACAATGGGCTTCGCTTACTTGAACTGTGCCGATCTCACGACCTCTACATTACAAACACCTACTTCCAACGCAAAACTATTCATCAGTACACGTGGTATAATAATGACGGTCGTACAAAGAAGATGATTGACTACGTCATTATTTCCAAACGCTGGAGATCATTGGTGAAGAACtgcagaacttacagatcaGCAGAGCTTGGAAACGCAGACCATAGGCTTGTGTGCGCCGATCTTCGGCTTCACCTCCATGCACAACGATCGAAAAGAAAACCCTTTGCTGCAGATATTGGGAAACTAAAGGAACCAGATACTCGCCAGAAGTACAGTATCGAGGTATCGAATCGCTTCGAGGCCCTTGGCTCACTTAATAGCAGCGAAAATCTctggaagcattttaaattgcagaccagtgaagcagcacaactagtgcttggcaagaggagttatccaaagaaatcgtggctaactaatgaaacactgcaaGTCATAGAGCAAAGACGGAAGGCAAGACTTCTTGGGGATATGACCACATATCGGAGGCTCAATGGAGTGCGGAACAGACTCATTCACTGGGATAGAACCCAGTTTGTTGCAAGGAAAGCCGATGAAATTGAGctagctgcaaaaaagaaagacatgggcAGCCTATTCAAGCATCTCCGAGACCTCACTGATaataaaactcccaccttgGGTCCCGTCCTGTCAAGGGATGGTGCACTTCTCTCTGACgaaggttcttgtcttgagcggtggaaggaccacttctgttcgctcctcaacaatactggtccgtctgcgcctcctaatgatagttccagccaaccttgcagtcaaagacctggaacagatgttcctccagataagcctttcagcccctcagaaattggacatgcagtaaaaagactcaagaataataaagctgcgGGTATCTGTGGCTTAAACTCAGAGCTACTAAAATATGGAGGTCCTGCAATGCTCCTGTTTCTACACACCCTGTTCTCTACAATCTGGCAAACAGAGATAATTCCTGAGGATTGGCGGAAGGGTGTCATCATCCCCTTATAGAAGAGAAAAGGCTCGAGAAGCGACTGCTCCAACTGCCGGGAaataaccctactgtcagtccctggcaaactgttttcaatggtcctgctggatcgatgtcggagcatcattcgaaaaatccggcgaccggagcaagctggttttatgtcggatcgttcaaccatcgagcagattttcacgattcgacaaatagtagagaagaccatagagttccgacagaaagcatttattgccttcgttgacttccatgctgcatttgactcagtcgatcgaaaagctctttggcggatcctagagttgactggcctacccgagaaatattgcagacttctcaaggcgctgcaccatgggacggagagctgtgtacaagtaaatggtcggcgcagcccgttctttcaaatcacgacaggggtgcgccaaggatgtgcagtggccccagagctcttcaatgtcatcatagattacgttatgacaaaaaccacttcacgtctcagctttgggctcaaattcggagatcataccatcacagatgtcgattttgccgatgacttgaccattctggcggactccatggagcagctgctggaagcgctccgaattctgcgagaagaggctgccaaagaaggactgcatataaactggaacaaaactaaaattatggccatagactcgtcttctcctgctgttaactccccagttagcctggacagcaccactagcaTCGAGGTTGTCAAAGACTTCGCCTACCTGGGctccgtaatttcttcaaatggctcacttctccccgagctgcaggcaagattatctaaagcgtcttctgtcatgggtagactgaaccgtcacctctggcgaaaaccaaatatcagtcgcacaacgaaactgcggatcttcaacgctctagtcggttctgtgatgctttacggagctgagacatggcaagcatcagctgcaaccctcaagaaaatagacgtatttcatgcaaagagcctgaggaggattgagggcctacgatggtctgacttcgtcagcaatggaaagcttctgcagctcacaaagcagtcttggttttcgtCTCAAGCAGCCGAacgaaccttacgatggttcgggcatctgcttcgaatgccaccacatctacccgcaaagatgacCTATGACTTCGACCCaatcaaagttggttggaagcgacctcgaggccgaccgaagaaacgttggtccgacagcctgtccgagttcttagcgatggcaaacatcagacagggcgaagagcaaatactcgccatggaccgaagtgggtggaggaggcagacgtcactctctacgccgagcagtgcccggcaggagacttaagtcaaagtcaagtaagtcaagtcaaGTAGTGAGTTGGCTTCAAATGTTTTACCATTCTGAAAAAGATTAATTTGAAGCCTCattagcttttttaactgactaGTAATGTAAGGTTTGTCATTAGAACATGATGATACTTTTTCTCAGCTAAGGATTCTAAGTATTTAGTTTCAATCACATTTTGGAAGTAAGAcactttaatattaatgttATTATTCATCCCTTTAAGAGCTGACCAGGTTTCATTAGTAATCCAAGATCCAAACTCGAGAAGACCGTCATTGGAAATGGGACGATAAGAAAATCGGGTAAAAGAAAACGTATGATTAAAGTTGGAAAGAGGcatcattaataaacaaaatcgTAGCTTTCTTCTAAAGGGGGCAAAGGAAGAGGTGAGCTATAGAAAGTGTGCATATTCGTGCAAATCAGATGAATAGTAATATTTCCTttggttgttggtatttttactattcgttttaaattgaGGGAACTACGGAGGGCATTTAACCTTAGGTCAATGGCATCACCTACTGGGAAAATACCGGCGTTTGAGAATTTGCAGAGGACAAAGTCAGCACTACTATGTAGTTGCTGAAAAAACTGCTGTCTTTGTGCAGCGTTTTGATTTGGAGAATaataaaagcagcaaaaaacaatcaaattaaaaggGGAGGCAAAACTTTGGGTCTGTCACTTGCCCAAATGATTTCATCGTAATCTGAAAGGTTGGGAGTATGAATTACTT
This is a stretch of genomic DNA from Artemia franciscana unplaced genomic scaffold, ASM3288406v1 PGA_scaffold_325, whole genome shotgun sequence. It encodes these proteins:
- the LOC136041692 gene encoding uncharacterized protein LOC136041692 translates to MGLWHGTVGPVSPDPLNDNGLRLLELCRSHDLYITNTYFQRKTIHQYTWYNNDGRTKKMIDYVIISKRWRSLVKNCRTYRSAELGNADHRLVCADLRLHLHAQRSKRKPFAADIGKLKEPDTRQKYSIEVSNRFEALGSLNSSENLWKHFKLQTSEAAQLVLGKRSYPKKSWLTNETLQVIEQRRKARLLGDMTTYRRLNGVRNRLIHWDRTQFVARKADEIELAAKKKDMGSLFKHLRDLTDNKTPTLGPVLSRDGALLSDE